The stretch of DNA AATTCAAAACCAGTCGCTGCGACCACAAACCGGCCGCGCGGAAAATCGCGAAATGGAATGGCCCAAGAGGATTTCTCTGGCATCCATGCCTTTCGTACTCTGCTATTCGCAGTTGACGGTCCAATATTCAGGGCAAGCAATCATCCGTCGACGAGCTGTACTCGGCAGTGTAACTGGTTTTAAGTCTTGAAACCAGCGAGGTTTCACACCGACACCGACCCGGCCCTCTCATCCGCCCCAGATTACGCATCTTTCCCGCAAGAGAAATTCTTGAGTACGGACTGGGAAGAAACCTCATGTGTTTGCTCGGTGTCGCCTTCAAAACCATACCTCAACATCCCGTTTTTCTCCTCGCCAACCGCGAAGAGAGCCCCCTCCGCCAGAGTTCGGAACCGGCGATCATCCACGAGCAGACAGGAAAATCTAACTGGCTGGGCGGAACTGACTTGCAAGCCGGTGGGACTTGGCTGGGTGTCAATCAACAGCACATGATCGTGGCGGTCACCAACCGCCAAAAGCAGCAAATTCCCAAAACTCCACGATCACGCGGCTTATTATGCCGCGATTTATTGGGATTTCCCGATATCGCCACGGCCTCCGCTCACGCTCAGAAGCAACTGCAAACGGGCAATTATGCCGGCTGCAACTTTCTGCTCGCCGCTCCTGATGCGGCGGTGAGCATCGAGGCGGGTGATAAATTCCGCATCACCCCCTTACCGCCGGGCATCCACTTGATGGCCAATAGCGACCTCAACGACCCGCTCGACCCCCGCATTCACCGCGTTCGCCTCCTGCTGGAAGGCATCGACAGTCAGCTTGCCGAAGACTGGATTGCTGCCGCAAAAAAGATCTGTGGACTGACCGGCGAGGGCAGCGAACCGGCGATTTGCCGCACGGGGAGCGACTGGGGGACCGTTTCGTCTTCGATTATCGTACTTGCCGATTCCGCAAATCAGTCAACATTTCTGCATGCCGCCGGCCCCCCCTCTTCGACTCCCTACAACGATTTTAGCAATATGTTCCAACAACTTTAGCAGCGACCGCCTGCGATTGAATCCCTGGACAGCGACGGTATATACTGTCCTGCCTACGAGCCTGGTCTAATCTCAGGATTTGAGAATACCGCAGTCGCGAGCAGCTGCAGTATTTAGAGTGCGCCCCCTCCCCATTGCCTGCGTTTCTGCCGGCAAGCATTCCAGCAAACTCTTACCGTCGCTCGGTTTCCAACTTTTCGGTGGTATATTTTCATGCGTCCAGACCCAGGCCACGGGCCGTTTTATTTGGGAGTTGATGTTGGTGGAACCAACATCAAAGTGGGGGTCGTTGACTCCCAGGCGCATTCGTTGTCGCATGTCAGTCTGCCCACCCAACCCAAACTTGGACCTGAAGTCGGCCTGCGAACCATTTGCGAAGCTTCGCGAATGGCCATCGAACAAAGTCAGCTCGACATCAGCGAGATTCATGCTGTCGGATTAGCGACGCCGGGAACCATGGATATTCCCAAGGGATTGCTGCTCGATCCGCCCAATCTTCCCGGTTGGACGAATCTACCGTTGCGGGATCAGTTGTCTGAGGCGTTGGGACTGCCAACCACATTGCAAAACGATGCCAACGCTGCTGCCTACGGCGAATTTTGGGGCGGTATGGCGCGCGACGCGACGAGTTTGGTGTTTTTCACGCTGGGCACGGGAATCGGTTGCGGCATAATTATTGGCGACACAATTGTTGAAGGCGCGCATTCCCACGGAGCCGAATGCGGGCATATCATCATCGAAATGAACAACGGCCGGCTCTGCCCCACAGGTCAATATGGCACGTTGGAAGCCTATGCTAGTGCCAAATCTGTAGTCAAACGCTGTCGCGAAGCGTTGGATGACGGTCGTGAATCGTCGATTACCGCGGAACTCGACAAAGGCGAGAAGCTCACCCCGCTACTGATCAGTCGCATGTGCGACGCAGGAGATGAGTTGGCTGAGGAATTGATCATGCAAACCGCTCGCTATTTGGGTGTTGGTACAACGACCTTAATGCATACAATCAATCCGGAAATGGTCCTCTTCGGCGGCGCCATGACGTTCGGCCGCAACGAGACAGAACTGGGACGCCGATTTCTGCAGGAAATTCGTAATGAAGTCAAGAAACGTGCTTTTCCGGTCCCGGCCGAAAAGACGCAAATTGAATACGCGAGTTTGGGCGGAGACGCGGGCTATATCGGTGCCGCCGGCTGCGCGAGGTTAAAGTTTCCTTAGCCGCGCGCATTTCAATGCTGGTGGGCATGCCAACAGCCGTGCCGGAAAGATTGCACCAGAAAGCCGTAGGACAGGCAGTCGCCCGGCGAAACCGATTCGGATATTCACCGAACCGCCACTAAGTTTTTCCATCACGTAAATTGTCTGTAAGACAGAGTTTAAAACCGCACATGGACACACAGTTCATCCGCAATTTTTCGATCGTCGCGCACATCGACCATGGTAAGAGTACGTTGGCGGATCAACTGCTACTCAAATCGGGGGCCATCACCCAGCGCGAGTTTAAAGAACAGATCCTCGACGACCTGTCGATCGAACGTGATCGTGGAATCACCGTCAAAGCACGGACGGTGGCGATCAATTATACGTTCGAGGGCCAGGAGTATGAACTGAATTTGATCGACACACCGGGGCACGTCGATTTCCATTACGAAGTTTCCCGCTCACTCGCTGCCTGTGAGGGCGCCCTATTATTAGTCGACGCGTTTCAGGGCGTTCAGGCCCAGACCGTTGCCAACGCCTATGCGGCCATCGAAGTTGATCTCTCCATCATTCCCGTCGTCAACAAAATTGACCTGCCTGTGACCAGAATCGATGAGGTCTTAGAAGAAATCGAAACGGTTTTGGGACTGGAGCCGGACGACGCGCTGATGATCAGCGCTCGCGATGGAATCGGCGTGGACGAGGTGTTCGAAGCTATCATCAACCGCGTGCCACCGCCGCAAGGCAAGTCCGACGCTCCGCTGCAGGCGCTGGTATTCGACAGCAAATACGACTCGTTTCGCGGCGTCATGACTTACGTCCGCATCATGGAAGGGACAATCGAAAAAGGCCAGCGCATCAAGTTCATGCGTGAAGGAACCACCTACGACGTGTTGGACATCGGCCAATTCCGACCGGAGATGCGGGTCTGCGACCGTTTGGGACCGGGACAGGTCGGCTACATTCTCACCGGCATCAAGGACCTCGGGCAAGTGCATGTCGGCGACACCGTGACCGACGCGCGGCAACCGGCCGAGAAATCCTTGCCCGGATATCAATTGCCGCAGCAAATGGTCTTTGCTGGACTCTATCCCACCGATTCCAGTGACTTCGAAAAACTCCGCGATTCCCTGCAAAAGCTCAGCCTGAATGACTCCAGTTTTTCGTACATGGCCGAAACGAGCGATGCGCTCGGTTTTGGTTTTCGCTGCGGGTTTTTAGGCCTGCTGCATATGGAGATCATCCAGCAACGACTCGAACGCGAAGCAGATGTCGATCTCATCCAAACCGCACCGAACGTGACCTATGAGCTATTGCTCCGCAATGGTGAGACCAAAAAAATTGATAACCCGCAAGAAGTGCCTGATGCCGGTTCCATTCAGGAATTCCGCGAGCCGATTGCGCGGGTCAATTTCATTCTGCCCACCACGGGTATCGGCCCGATTATGCAACTGGCCGCCGACCGCCGCGGGACCTACATCAGCACCGAATATCTGGGCACCAATCGCGCGCTGATGATCTATGAACTTCCGTTAGCGGAAGTCATTTACGACATGCACGATAAACTCAAATCGGCGACCCGCGGTTATGGCACGTTGGACTATGACGTCATCGGTTTTCGTGCTGCTGATTTGGTCAAAGTCGATGTGCTGGTCAAAGGCAACCGTGTCGACGCTCTTTCCACAATCATGCACCGCGCTGATGCGGAGCGTCGTGGGCGCAATTTGGTGAAGCGACTCAAAAAGGAAATCTCAAAACATCAATTTGAGATTGCCATTCAAGCCGCCATCGGTGGGAAAGTCATCGCCCGCGAAACCATTTCGGCATTGCGGAAAAACGTCACCGCAAAATGCTATGGCGGCGACATCACCCGAAAGCGTAAACTGTGGGCCAAACAACGCGAGGGTAAAAAACGGATGCGGCAATTCGGTCAGGTCGAAATCCCACAAAAAGCCTTCCTCTCCGTACTCGAAGCGGGCGAGGACCAGTAAGTCGCCGCAGCGGGCTCGTCCAGCAGTGTGTGTGTGTCGGTCGCGCCATTGGCACTGGCGGACAAGCCGCCAGTGGCACCCGAGTTCACAGGGCAGGTTCGGCTCTTTATTTTCGAGTCGGAACCCGGCCCGACGACGAGAACGGCACTCAGCGACATGCTTTCCACATCCGATAATGTCGAGTCGCAGCCCAATCCGCGTCGCCGCCGTGGTTATGGCGCCATGCGACAGTGCGTGGAGTTTCTCGTCTGTCTCGGGATAGCCGTCTCGCTGTGTAAAACGTTTGCCGTCGAAACCTACATGATCGAAACCGGTTCGATGGCGCCGGGATTTTATGGTTGGCATCGTGAAGTCACCTGCCCTCAATGCCGCTGGCATTTCGCCTTTGGTGTCGAGCAAGACCAAGGAGATGGCGAAGCGGTCTGTCCCAACTGCGGCTTTCGCGAAATCCCTGTCCCCGCGCTGGAGGCCGATTCCGGTGATTCGCAAAACGTTGCCGGCGACCGTGTGATGGTGCACAAACACCTCTTCGATCATCGCCCGCCGCGCCGTTGGGAAGTCGCCATGTTTCGTAATCCCGGCCAGCCGACCGACAACTATGTCAAACGCATCGTAGGACTCCCCGGCGAAACGATCCAAATCCGCGATGGCGACGTCTACATCAATGGAGAGATCCAACGCAAAACACTCGACCAGCAACGCCAGATGCGGATCGCCGTATTCGATAACGATTATCAACCGTCCGCCACAGATCGCACCTGGCACCCACGCTGGCGTGCTCGGAGTGAGCAGAGCCCATGGCGGGTTGACGGCGGAGACTTTGACATCAGTCTCAAAGAGACCTCGGGGACCATCAGCGATCCGTCGAATTGGATCGACTATCAACATTGGATCCGCCAAGGAGGTCTGCGAACGACGACGGTACCACTTGCTCAATGGCCGTCTGAAGCTGACCCGCCTAATCCCTTCTTCAGCAATGTGACTTATGATGCGACAAAAAAACAGCTCGTCTGCCGCGGCGCCATGCCTCTTGCCGCACGAGACCATCTCGCGGGGCTGAGTCAAGATTTCGCATTCCAACAAGCGGTGGACCTGCTGTTCGAACGATCGCATCGCGCTCCGATTACCGATGGCTACGGCTACAACCCGTCAACAAGCGAAACCCCGGTGCGGGATCTGATGCTGGAGTTGCAGTTGACCTTCAGCGGGGGGATTGGCGAATTCACGGTGCGGATGTCCGACGGCCGAGAAATCATGGATTGCCGGTTGGATTTCAGCCGGAAAATGATCCAGCTGTACTCCTCACAGCAAACAACCCCAATTTTTGAACAACCGCTGCCCCAGTCACTTTTCACCGGCACAGCCAAGTTGGAAATGTCGCTGATGGACCGGCAATGTTTGGTGGCAATCGATGGTATTCTGATCGGCCAACCTTGGACCTATCCCGCTGAATCGTCCCCCAGTCCCCTGCCGCAGCAACCGGTGCAGTTCGGAGCTGCCGGCATCAATTTGCGTGTGAGCGGCATCAAGCTGTTCCGAGACGTGCACTACCTCTCAAAATCGAACGAAGCGGCGTTCCTGCCGTACCAATTGGGGGACGACGAATATTTTGCGTTGGGGGACAACAGCCCGATTTCTGAGGATAGCCGTGTCTGGCTGGCTCAGCCGGCGGCACGAAAACTCACGAGCCGGCATTTTATCGGCCGGCCGTTTCTTGTCCACTTGCCGTCAAAAACATGGCGATCCTCGATCAGCATTCCAGATTTCTCTCGGATTCGCTATATTCGCTAACAGTGACATCGTAGTAAGTTACGACAAATCAGCGGCAGGACACCCTCGACCAAGATCGATCCTCGAGTCGTGTTGCGTTA from Symmachiella dynata encodes:
- the lepA gene encoding translation elongation factor 4 gives rise to the protein MDTQFIRNFSIVAHIDHGKSTLADQLLLKSGAITQREFKEQILDDLSIERDRGITVKARTVAINYTFEGQEYELNLIDTPGHVDFHYEVSRSLAACEGALLLVDAFQGVQAQTVANAYAAIEVDLSIIPVVNKIDLPVTRIDEVLEEIETVLGLEPDDALMISARDGIGVDEVFEAIINRVPPPQGKSDAPLQALVFDSKYDSFRGVMTYVRIMEGTIEKGQRIKFMREGTTYDVLDIGQFRPEMRVCDRLGPGQVGYILTGIKDLGQVHVGDTVTDARQPAEKSLPGYQLPQQMVFAGLYPTDSSDFEKLRDSLQKLSLNDSSFSYMAETSDALGFGFRCGFLGLLHMEIIQQRLEREADVDLIQTAPNVTYELLLRNGETKKIDNPQEVPDAGSIQEFREPIARVNFILPTTGIGPIMQLAADRRGTYISTEYLGTNRALMIYELPLAEVIYDMHDKLKSATRGYGTLDYDVIGFRAADLVKVDVLVKGNRVDALSTIMHRADAERRGRNLVKRLKKEISKHQFEIAIQAAIGGKVIARETISALRKNVTAKCYGGDITRKRKLWAKQREGKKRMRQFGQVEIPQKAFLSVLEAGEDQ
- a CDS encoding NRDE family protein; translated protein: MCLLGVAFKTIPQHPVFLLANREESPLRQSSEPAIIHEQTGKSNWLGGTDLQAGGTWLGVNQQHMIVAVTNRQKQQIPKTPRSRGLLCRDLLGFPDIATASAHAQKQLQTGNYAGCNFLLAAPDAAVSIEAGDKFRITPLPPGIHLMANSDLNDPLDPRIHRVRLLLEGIDSQLAEDWIAAAKKICGLTGEGSEPAICRTGSDWGTVSSSIIVLADSANQSTFLHAAGPPSSTPYNDFSNMFQQL
- a CDS encoding ROK family protein; translated protein: MRPDPGHGPFYLGVDVGGTNIKVGVVDSQAHSLSHVSLPTQPKLGPEVGLRTICEASRMAIEQSQLDISEIHAVGLATPGTMDIPKGLLLDPPNLPGWTNLPLRDQLSEALGLPTTLQNDANAAAYGEFWGGMARDATSLVFFTLGTGIGCGIIIGDTIVEGAHSHGAECGHIIIEMNNGRLCPTGQYGTLEAYASAKSVVKRCREALDDGRESSITAELDKGEKLTPLLISRMCDAGDELAEELIMQTARYLGVGTTTLMHTINPEMVLFGGAMTFGRNETELGRRFLQEIRNEVKKRAFPVPAEKTQIEYASLGGDAGYIGAAGCARLKFP
- the lepB gene encoding signal peptidase I, whose translation is MLSTSDNVESQPNPRRRRGYGAMRQCVEFLVCLGIAVSLCKTFAVETYMIETGSMAPGFYGWHREVTCPQCRWHFAFGVEQDQGDGEAVCPNCGFREIPVPALEADSGDSQNVAGDRVMVHKHLFDHRPPRRWEVAMFRNPGQPTDNYVKRIVGLPGETIQIRDGDVYINGEIQRKTLDQQRQMRIAVFDNDYQPSATDRTWHPRWRARSEQSPWRVDGGDFDISLKETSGTISDPSNWIDYQHWIRQGGLRTTTVPLAQWPSEADPPNPFFSNVTYDATKKQLVCRGAMPLAARDHLAGLSQDFAFQQAVDLLFERSHRAPITDGYGYNPSTSETPVRDLMLELQLTFSGGIGEFTVRMSDGREIMDCRLDFSRKMIQLYSSQQTTPIFEQPLPQSLFTGTAKLEMSLMDRQCLVAIDGILIGQPWTYPAESSPSPLPQQPVQFGAAGINLRVSGIKLFRDVHYLSKSNEAAFLPYQLGDDEYFALGDNSPISEDSRVWLAQPAARKLTSRHFIGRPFLVHLPSKTWRSSISIPDFSRIRYIR